The sequence TAGCGACGGCAGTCTTCGTCGATGCGACGATCGTGCGGCTGGTGCTGGTGCCGTCCACGATGGAGCTGCTGGGCAACGGCAACTGGTGGCTGCCTGCCTGGCTCGACCGCATGCTGCCCCACCTGGATGTTGAAGGCAAGGCGGGGCACGGCGCCGGCCTGCCCGGCACGCCGCTGCTCCAGCCGGTGCCGGTGCGCCGGGACGACTGACCGCGCCGATCCCTTCGCCCGCCTACGGACGCTCGTGCTTCCGTAGGCGGGCTTGCCCCGCCTCGATCGCTTACAGAATGCGGCTGGCGCCCCGCGCGTCTTCCTCCCGCTCGGCCTCCGCTTCCCAGCCCGGCAGGTGGTGCTTCGCGTAGGCTCGCGGCACGCGCGTGGTGAACATCGAGCCGACGAGCGGCCAGTTGCGCGGCACCAGGACTAACGCCGCCACGTGGATGCAGAGGAAGGCGAGGATGAAGAGCGTGGCGCCGTCGTGCAGGAAGGTCGCCGCCTGCCTGAGCCCGGCCGGCATGGCGAAGACGTAGTGCAGCGACTTGACCAGGCCCGTCAGCACGATGATCGCGATCAGCACCGTCCAGATCGTGTAGGAGAGCACCTTCTCCGTGGCCAGGTACTTGCCCGGCGGATCCGGCGCGAGCTTCAGCGCCCGCAGCGGCTTCTGCAGCGGCCGCCGGATCACCGGCGGCAGCTGCACGCCGAAGGCGCCTCGCAGGCCGCGGTAGACGCCGGTGTAGCTGATCACCTCGGCCAGCGCATTCTTAACGTCGGCAAGCCGGCGCGGCACGAGGCCGGCGCCGCCGCCAGCCAGCTCAAAGGTGAGGTGGTAGGCGACGGCCGCGAGCGTGAGCCCGGCGCCGATGAAGTGCAGCAGGTAGGTCGTTTCCAGCGAGAAGGGCCGGCCGATCCAGCGCTTCAGCCAGGCCGCCGTGATCAGGCCGATACCGATGCCGGCGGCGTTGGCCCAGTGCGTAACCACTTCGCTCCACTCGTGCCGGCGCAGCGAGGTGCCGACCACGAGCACATGACGCCGCCCGCGGCCGCGCACGATCAGCGCCAGGCAGACGCCGGCCGCGAGGATGAACGGCGCCAGCCGCGCGAAGGCGACGTCCAGCCGGTACAGCCCGCTGCCGCCGAGCAGACCGCGGTACCAGCTACGCGCCCCCTGGTCGTGCGTGACCATCGGCAGCACCAGCACCGCCCCGACGACGGTCAGCAGCAGCAACAGGGCGGGCAACCAGCGCGTGGACGGGCGTGGCGCTGCGCCGGGGATACGCTCCTGTCGTGCGCTCATCGCTTCTTCCTCATGCCGGCGATTGAAACCGCCCTGAAGCTGCTGGAGGCCCGGCCTCAGCAAGACCGGCGCATCAGGCCGGCGCCGTCTGTTGCGCCCGCATCTTCTCGAAGTTGCTCTTGTTCTCGGGCTTCAGCAGGTCGAGGCACATCACGTCGCTCTTGATGATCCCCTGCTTGATGCGCACGTTCACCGGGCAGCGCTCGATGCAGGCCGGTCCCTCCGGCCGGAAGTTGCAGAGGTCGCACTTGGCGAAGACGTTCAGCTTCGTGTCGCGCGTGATGCGCGACGTTTGGTGGTAGTGCTCGCTGGAGACGGCCTGGCTCTCTGGCGGCGTCGGGAAGATGCAGGCCTGCTCGCACTTGCCGCAGGCGATGCAGGTCTTCGGATCGATCACGCGGGCGCCGGTCTTCCCGTCCACATGCAGCGCATTTACCGGGCAGACGGGCACACAGGGCGCGTCCGGGCACTGCAAGCAGACGTGTTGGAAGAAGCGCCCGCGGTCGCCGAAGTTCGCCACGATCTGCGGGTCCACCTGCACCGTGTCGCGGTGGTAGATGCGGATACGCGGCACGTCGGAGAGGCCCGCCTGCTTGTGGACTTCGGAGCACTGGACTTCGCAGGTGAGGCAGCCGATGCA is a genomic window of Dehalococcoidia bacterium containing:
- a CDS encoding cytochrome b/b6 domain-containing protein; the protein is MSARQERIPGAAPRPSTRWLPALLLLLTVVGAVLVLPMVTHDQGARSWYRGLLGGSGLYRLDVAFARLAPFILAAGVCLALIVRGRGRRHVLVVGTSLRRHEWSEVVTHWANAAGIGIGLITAAWLKRWIGRPFSLETTYLLHFIGAGLTLAAVAYHLTFELAGGGAGLVPRRLADVKNALAEVISYTGVYRGLRGAFGVQLPPVIRRPLQKPLRALKLAPDPPGKYLATEKVLSYTIWTVLIAIIVLTGLVKSLHYVFAMPAGLRQAATFLHDGATLFILAFLCIHVAALVLVPRNWPLVGSMFTTRVPRAYAKHHLPGWEAEAEREEDARGASRIL
- a CDS encoding 4Fe-4S dicluster domain-containing protein, translating into MTQQGGAAPVQADMDRRAFLKTTGGAVASVALVGLGLVGALKGVAFPSIANASGVIMPDPSLCIGCLTCEVQCSEVHKQAGLSDVPRIRIYHRDTVQVDPQIVANFGDRGRFFQHVCLQCPDAPCVPVCPVNALHVDGKTGARVIDPKTCIACGKCEQACIFPTPPESQAVSSEHYHQTSRITRDTKLNVFAKCDLCNFRPEGPACIERCPVNVRIKQGIIKSDVMCLDLLKPENKSNFEKMRAQQTAPA